The Amphiura filiformis chromosome 13, Afil_fr2py, whole genome shotgun sequence genome segment TATATACTAAAAGTGGTAAAATCTCTTTAAAAAGCCCATTTTGTATTTTCTCCAAAACCCGAcctaagacttcatctggtgattatttttgacaGGTTCTTTTTCCTGGtgcaatttggccatagaaaaactggtTCCTGCGTATAAGTTTGCCTTAAAAAGTCTTTGTTTGCCCACCCCTACTAATATTCTTTCCCTTGTTTTCAATATTCTGTGTCGATAATGTACCCGTGCAACATACAATTGCAATTATTTTCATCCATGTACCAGGATTTGTAATAGTTTCAGGATTGGAAATATATTCAAGATTCAGAGAAGCTGAGAAAAAACGGTTATGTCATCCAATGTCCATATAAATTGAGGAATAAAAGCAAGTAAGCATTTGAACCACATCAGATGTGTTTTACCGAATAtttgtattcttttatatttgtCTTGCCATATAAGTgacaatattatcatcatcatcatcatcagtgacaatatcatcatcatcatcatcatcatcatcatcatcatcatcatcatcatcatcatcatcatcatcatcatcatcagtcggctcggcttcagtatctcccaggaggtgctggacatactgtttaagtaggcctacagtgtCGTGGCGCGGCCGTCTCGGTTTCCTCTTcccgtgtggtggaatataaagggcatatcctttcacaggctcgtcgtcttcaagacgcagcatatggccgagaaatttgatttgacgaatcttgactctggcaaccagtgcagGTGTTGGTCAGACTGTAGATGGTAATATTGTTGTAGACAATATTAATTGTCTGTTAATTATGGAATAAGCCACGAATTTTAAAAATTTAGCGAATGTTTCATTTTCTGTTTCATTTTTTGtaataaaagaaatgaaaataagaatGTGAATAAGTGCATTGTCTCAATAGCTCCCTAATTATACTTTCGTTCCTAAATACAATGGCGCAGCGGAAAGTTATGTGGAAAGCCGGGGTGAGAAGTTGCCCAACCTTTCTAGGAAGGTATAGCCACTCCTCCGGATGTCATATTATTTGAATTTCATTGGACAATCATAGCTCAGGTATATGACAATGGGTGTTAATAAACTGATAAATAGCCAAGGAATTTGTGTTGGAAGTTCAAACTCATTGCTTTGCGTTCACCTGTGAGAGGTCTGAGCCAGGAGAAGACTGTGCAACCTACGTTCATATCAAAGACTTTTGGGATTTCAACTGACATCAGAGGTAAGTCCATAACTTACTTTCCATGCACTGGTCTGTTGCGTCAAAAGGCTCGAGTACATAACCCCCTAttttaacacacacaaaaaaaaccaatcTTTTTCAAATTAGTATTGCCATAAAGCACCTAGAACTGTGAAATTTGGCATCTAATTTTattgtgtataggcctataggctacaTGAACGTAGTACCAAGTCTTATCTCTGATATCGGGAACCACGGTTCTCCAGTCGGACCAGCTCATGATAACAACTcgaaactagaaaccacagttgtgtttgaccaaacacgaatatctatgcccgtgaccacacctaaccccccttctcctattcacaaacgaaaacttggtgagcaccatgtgaaagcccttgttttaagctttcattctaataccctaccaagccttcccactctcttataccccatcagaccatcaatctctctaaaacaccaccagactggaccacactctctaataccccaccagaccctcactctctcttatactccaccagacaatcACTCGCTCTAAACCACCactaggctgacccatactctctctaataccccactaagccatcactctctcttatactccactatacactcactctctctaaaaggCCACCAGACTGGCCCAGACTCTCTCTTATACCGGTACTCtgccaagccttcactctctcttataccccatcaggccatcaatctctctaaaacaccaacaggctgacccatactctctctaataccccaccaagccttcactctctcttatactccaccagacactcactcgctctaaaacaccaacaggctgacccatctctctactctctcttatactccaccagacactcactcgctctaaaacaccaccaggctgacccaaactctctctaataccccacccagccatcactctctctaatactccaccagacactcactagctctaaaacacctcaagactggaccacactctctctaataccccaccagaccctcactctctcttataatccaccagacactcactcgctctaaaacaccaccaggctgggccaaactctctctaataccccaccaagccatcactctctctaatactccaccagacactcactagctctaaaacacctcaagactggaccacactctctctaataccccaccagaccctcactctctcttataatccaccagacactcactcgctctaaaacaccaccaggctgggccaaactctctctaataccccaccaagccatcactctctcttatactccatcagaccttcactctctctgaaacaccaccagactggagaatacccctttaatcccaaaacattatgtccctttaagcggttaacctcttaaccccattgtacgtcttgacgtatatttgaagccttcatcattgcaaatacaggtatctaccaaaatgctacctattgcgatacactgtgttaaccggtcgtacctatttgtctttttaaagcatatgaactttgacctctggggttgcggctagcatagcatacttctagggtcataggccatcattgtaccaagtatgaaccctgagggcgctatagtttttgaactagagctgtttgaaattttacacatattgcccccctgtagcccatgacctttgccctctggggtcgagactaccCTACGAAATTTTCTGGGGTCATAGGCCAtgattataccaagtatgggccccgaggctactttagttcttgggttagaggagtgcaaagaagtggtcttaagaagatgaaggagaaggagaagagtccgaagactaaacacaacaaatacaatatctatgccccgttgcacgggcatagataacattCCATgcgaaaaatatatttttaatttatttattgttacattttggTAATAAGCACCCCTAACAAATACCCTCCCTAATAAGTGCCGACCTAATAAGTGGCCTATTAAGTTCTCCCTAATAAGTGCCCCTATTAACACCCAAAAACGTGGTCCCTATGAGCAGTGATGCATGAGTGAAAATCGCGAAAGCGTTGGCTCCAACTTTGTGGTGCCACAACCCGCCTTAGTTTTATACAACTATTCCGTGTTTTTTTTCATGCAGGATATCACCCACGAAACCAATATGTCTGACGGAAATATTGGAGACGGTCTTGGAGACTTCGAAGGTATTGAAGGAGTAATATTTACAAAGCCCTGCATAGCAATTTTCAAATTCTTATACCTGGTAAGCCAATTGCATTTTTAACCCCTCTTTATAAACCCCTGGTTAACTCATTGTTCTATTTGGTACCAAAGGGTATAAGCTGGTAAAGCTATGGGTCTTCCCTGCAGTGGTAGCAAATAAAGTATCAACATTCCCAGCTATTCCCCACGTAATGCCACACTATGAAGTAGCCCTattgacgaatccaacgagctaagtcatggtcaggatttggtcggccattactgggtccccgcagcaccaaactggtgttgtgactgcccaattgggtggattaaagccgcttaaaattcgatgttagattcttttgtgttgtaaactgtcatcattattttgtctacgtgtaacacgggtgatagaatgcagtttaaaatgaaatgatgcctccaaggccgcatcatttcacattttaggtgagattgtgccgacggggacccagctatggctgccattgaggtgtaggaatgcgtgaaattggattcgtctatagatatCCATCTTATTTTTCTCTATTTTCCCCTTTCAGGTAGACGGATTTGCCCTTATTATCATAGGTGGACTGGCTCTGACTGGATCAGGGGATTTTTCAGGCTCAAAAGCGGCATTTGACGCGCTCATTGGGGCTGGTTGCGGTATGCTGCTAATTGGAGTTTTGTCATGTGTCGCCCTTTGGACAGGACATTACAACAACTCATGTCTTTGCATCATAGTAAGTAATCAGGTGTTTTTTTGGAAACGAGATCCGTAAGAATTATTTTGTACGAGCGTTCGTAGActatgttatttttatttattgtaatatgtcttatctactgctgatagcatttgtgtgctatcttctgctgatagcatagtgtgttatctactgctgatagcatttaatagtgtgctatctactgctgatagcatttaatagtgtgctatctactactgatagcattagtgcgctatctactgctgatagctttaGTGTGCTCAACtgggattttttccggggggggggcaaacctgtatggggcggggcccaaatccaccaaacaaaaataggggtaggtgcgggtggtgcgacgcacccccatcgaaaagaaagtgtactttcaaagaaaagtacactTTCATACAATcaccatacaatcacccccccccccccatgttgatgcctgtatgtgggtttctgttcTGATGAAATTAACCTCATACGGTAGTTTAGTCATTTTAACcaacaaaaaaacccaattttgcgcgcttcgctcgcatttattccacttttgtaccatatgccaccagtttagcttcaatatgccaaaatgttGTACCGTAAATTTCTTTTGTCGCTAAAAGATGGATTCACTTTACTTCAAGAAAAAAATTTCACCCccctgtcaaaaagaaatatacgccactgGATATAGcatagtgtgctatctactgctgatagcatgataTGCTAACAGTATAGCATATTGTGATGTTGCTGCGCTTTTTCACATTAAAACGTTTAAGTAGTTTAAAACGTAAAACgttttttatgacctttataatcAGTATTTAAACCAAACACCAAAATCAAAAACGTTTAACACACGtttgtaacgttttaaaaacatttgcggcTGTCCGATTTTTATGATATATTTTACGCAAAAATTAATAATGGAACGTGGTTCCAATTTGTGCACGAGGATTTAACTATAGTAATTATGTTGTACTTGCAGTTCTTGGTAAAATAAACTATAGTTACTTACATAAAAACTTCTCCCTTTTATTTTGTTCCAGTATTGCCTTCTTGTATCAGCAGTAGCCATTGCAGACGCATTCGCTCTATACACGATCCACGTTGCAGGGGATGCAGAGAAGGACGGTGGTCAATTTACCACAGCTGTGGATATTGTTATATCCATAACATATATATTAAATGTAAGTGAACTTATTATTTTCTATATAATTATATGGATATGGTTTTCTTTATACAATGTACTATTTATAGGAAATGACGGCACCATTTTGGGGTGGTGGGGTTAATTTCAATGGCAGTGAGTACAAAAAGTTACTATtggccaaaaaaaacaacaaaaaaacacgtttgtttcctgtagcaggtctaaaaagtcaaatgcgaaatacggttttttcattattttttaatccatgccttgaaatgaacaaaaaaactttttaatgcgaaatggaatgggaatttacagtgggtttctcctacaccctcaaaaaataatatttcttcaTAGTCAAGAATaattttatgatcccctttcaacctgcaaatTAAAAAGGTATTTAAAAATGTGTGATGATTTCACTACACGCGTTTGTGTAATGTATAATGTTTTCTCCTGtactgttttgtattattttttttgcgaTTTCCCGGTTTTTTGGTTTGTTCTGCTTTGTAagtaaaaaaattctaatgcgcaaaataagccgtcaaaaacgaaatgagcgctcgctacaggaaacaaacttgttttttttttttttttttgccttatggaaaaaatgtgatttttttttacttttgttggAGCGGGATGAGGGGAGGTAATATTAATACAAAATGAAGCCTACTCCTCCGCTTGCATCATTATCGGTGGAATAGAACAGGGTTTGGAACAGGGTTTAGACAATGTGAGCAGGTCCCGGGAGCAGGTATCTCACAAAAATTTAGTGTTTAACAAAGATTTTGATTTTGGTGAGAAATAGACTCCTTTTTTTGTCAGGGGACACTTTTTATagtccgacatttaaacgttttctagcaacctttcCTActcttttgtgaatgatgttgaaaacgttttgtgtttgctgggctatatACCGGTACTTAATACATTTTTGTCTCATCTTTGTCACATGCAGGCATTTGGCTACTATTCCGTTATCAGAAGTAATGAAGACGCAAGAGAGTGCATGAAATGTCTGTGCGGAGAAGACGACAAAGCATAGGCGTATAGATCCCgaggggatgatccatacaatcatccccccccccccaatggcgACGCCTGATATACGCCTCCCCACTCACATTAACCCCATATTGGGCCCTCTCAACCTAAAAAGCGCTaagttttgcgcgcttcgcgcgaatttattcaacttttgcaccatTCATCAGTTTGGCTTCAAAATAGCaagtttttctttttattttctttatttcatgcataacattttgtaaatatgttttagaagttaacatattggcaataAATTTGCTCCTGTCCATAAGAACTTTAAagcagttttttttaaatcaaacactcagaaccatcaaataaaaataatttacaaGAGCCTATCTCCAGTGTCgtaggggcacgggggggggcacgtgcctccccaattgatctgaaatttgaacttgaaaaaaaaaatcccataggaaattgccgaaaaacggcttgtgccccccaatcagacccggtgcccccaatcatggtcggtacccCAGCTCCCCCGCTATACGCCACTGCCTATAATATCCTCATCTTCAAGTTGCGCTACCGGCGTTATCGggcaaaaaataaatgaataaggcACTCCTAAAAATACAAATCCGGACGATCAACTAGTATTTTTTAATTGCCCTTAcaatatattttatgttatttttgtgaTAGTATTGTCTTCATGTGAGTGTTATGATATCCAGGCCCGTACGCGGATTTGGAAAAGTattcaaaaagtcccaaaatttcagaatttgcgtgcgtagcgagccaaaaaatcaggtttttttacgcttttttgtaaaaaaaggtacaaattttgtccacttttcacaaaatagtATCTTATTATACTTGCTTATGTGTAACAATATTGTATCTAattattatattgttttaaatattgtactataattatgtattttgattgagcttataattatatatttagccttataatgtttaggcctattatattatatCCAGGGCCCTATGTATATCATGTGTTTTACATTGAACTGGGCTACCCtgacaatgaataaatgaatagcgaaaaaatgaataaatgaattatCAATTTGTCATTTATTAACCATTTTTAGTGCATGGCAAATTGATGATGATTGAtggattttgaattaaaaaatagtCATTCAATTCGTCATTTAATTTGTCATGCACTAAAAATATTTGTCATACTATatatttgtcattcattaatGTGTCACTTTACAAATTATTCATTAAAATGAATATTTGTAAGTCGtgaaaatatttgtaatgatgaaaattaatttaaaatgctATAGTTGTTTCCTCAACATCCCATGCACTAGCACTATTTCaacattgaatgataaaatattttaccCCTTTTTGACGAATTAATCTTTTCAGTGTGTAAAGATagttctgtgcaatgcattttaGAATGTTTGAacccaaaatagctcaaaattgtgttaattttttccaaactggtataacattatgaattatgcatcattcaTGCACaatgttgcggaatgatgcaactcaactttatttcaaaattgcagtgctaataataataataataataaaaaaaattacagtagGGCCTACAGAGCAgctgctgtgtttttagttttgctgcttttaccagtcaagaattatgcaaatttatgcaaattaaaccaTCTAAGGTTTGCAGATGACATTGTAATCATATCTGGAGATGCAGCCGAGTTGGAAGAAATGTTAACTGATTTGAGCAATGAGAGTAGGAAAGTGGGGCTAAAATGAACATGTCAAAAACAAAGGTCATGTTCAACATGTATGCAGATAATAAGGAAATCAAAATTGGAAATGAAACACTGGAACATGTATCCAAATACACTTACCTAGGACAAGAGATTTGGCCAGATGGGAATCAGCCGcaggaaataaagagaaaaacGCAAGCAGGATGGGCAGCTTTCAGCAGACACAAAGATATACTAACAGACAAACACATGCCAAATTGTCTGAAAAGAAAACTTTTCAATC includes the following:
- the LOC140167194 gene encoding uncharacterized protein, translating into MSDGNIGDGLGDFEGIEGVIFTKPCIAIFKFLYLVDGFALIIIGGLALTGSGDFSGSKAAFDALIGAGCGMLLIGVLSCVALWTGHYNNSCLCIIYCLLVSAVAIADAFALYTIHVAGDAEKDGGQFTTAVDIVISITYILNAFGYYSVIRSNEDARECMKCLCGEDDKA